In Entomomonas moraniae, one DNA window encodes the following:
- the pflA gene encoding pyruvate formate lyase 1-activating protein, protein MHAEPIQGRIHSIESFGTVDGPGIRFIVFFQGCVMRCLYCHNPDSQNMKAGRLITVEELMSEIVSYKHFLTKNGGGVTASGGEAILQPGFVTEWFKACHKEGLTTCLDTNGYAKHFTQAIIDLVKESDLVMLDLKQINDEIHKKLTGISNRYSIDFAKYLHQQNKRTWIRYVIVPGWSDDNASAHLLGQLTAPMDNIEKIELLPFHTLGAHKWKELGWKFELEDVKPPSTETMDRIQAIIASYGHTVTY, encoded by the coding sequence ATGCATGCAGAGCCTATCCAAGGTAGAATTCACTCAATAGAATCTTTTGGTACCGTAGACGGCCCTGGCATTCGCTTTATCGTCTTTTTCCAAGGCTGTGTCATGCGCTGCCTCTACTGTCATAATCCTGACTCACAAAATATGAAAGCAGGACGTTTAATCACCGTTGAGGAGCTAATGTCTGAAATTGTTAGCTACAAGCACTTTCTCACAAAAAATGGAGGGGGCGTGACAGCATCAGGTGGGGAAGCTATTTTACAACCTGGATTTGTAACAGAATGGTTTAAAGCATGCCATAAAGAAGGTCTAACCACTTGCTTAGATACTAATGGCTACGCTAAACACTTCACACAAGCGATTATTGATTTAGTAAAAGAATCTGACTTAGTCATGTTAGACTTAAAACAAATCAATGATGAGATCCACAAAAAACTAACAGGAATATCTAATCGCTACTCTATCGATTTTGCAAAATATTTACACCAACAAAATAAACGGACATGGATACGCTACGTAATCGTCCCTGGTTGGAGTGATGATAATGCCTCAGCTCACTTATTAGGTCAGCTTACTGCACCAATGGATAATATTGAAAAGATCGAACTACTACCATTTCATACTCTTGGGGCACACAAATGGAAAGAGCTTGGCTGGAAGTTTGAACTCGAAGATGTAAAACCACCATCAACTGAAACAATGGATCGTATACAAGCTATTATCGCAAGTTATGGTCATACCGTTACTTACTAG
- the pflB gene encoding formate C-acetyltransferase: protein MTNLTEKQTVAWKGFKGNNWQNEVDVRDFIQANYTPYEGDESFLAGATEATTKLWGEVMEGIKVENATKAPLDFDTSLISTITSHDAGYIDQKLETIVGLQTDKPLKRAIMPNGGIRMIESSCKAYDRTLDPEVLEIFTKYRKTHNQGVFDVYTPEIVACRKSGLITGLPDAYGRGRIIGDYRRVALYGIDFLMADKRKQFDSLQPDLEKGTDLRETIQLREEITDQYKALGDMKVMAAKYGFDISGPATNAQEAIQWTYFGYLAAVKSQNGAAMSLGRTSTFLDIYIQRDLNNKVITEEQAQEFIDHFVMKLRMVRFLRTPEYDELFSGDPIWATESIGGMGLDGRTLVTKNSFRFLNTLYTMGPSPEPNITVLWSEKLPQGFKEFASKVSIDTSSLQYENDDLMRPDFDNDDYAIACCVSPMVVGKQMQFFGARSNLAKALLYTINGGVDEKSKAQVAPKKSPMLDDVLDYDKVMTGLDSLMDWLALQYVTALNCIHYMHDKYSYEAALMALHDRDVYRTMACGIAGLSVAADSLSAIKYAKVKPVRDENGIAIDFDIEGEYPQFGNNDARVDDIACDLVERFMSKIRKLKTYRNSVPTQSVLTITSNVVYGKKTGTTPDGRQAGAPFGPGANPMHGRDKKGAIASLTSVAKLPFAYAKDGISYTFSIIPKALGKDDGIRKTNLAGMMDGYFHHEGKIEGGQHLNVNVLNRETLLDAQQHPEKYPSLTIRVSGYAVRFNSLTRDQQNDVISRTFTECM, encoded by the coding sequence ATGACAAACTTAACTGAAAAACAAACAGTTGCATGGAAAGGATTCAAAGGCAATAATTGGCAAAATGAAGTAGATGTACGGGACTTTATCCAGGCTAACTATACTCCTTATGAAGGAGATGAATCCTTCCTAGCAGGCGCAACCGAGGCCACGACAAAATTGTGGGGAGAGGTAATGGAAGGTATTAAAGTTGAAAATGCAACAAAAGCGCCTTTAGACTTCGATACAAGCCTTATCTCTACCATCACTTCACATGATGCAGGCTATATTGATCAAAAATTAGAAACTATCGTTGGGCTACAAACGGATAAACCTCTAAAACGTGCCATTATGCCAAATGGTGGTATCCGTATGATCGAAAGTTCTTGTAAGGCTTATGATCGTACATTAGACCCTGAAGTCTTAGAAATTTTTACAAAATACCGTAAAACACACAACCAAGGTGTATTTGATGTTTACACCCCTGAAATCGTTGCTTGCCGTAAATCAGGGCTTATCACAGGGTTACCTGATGCCTATGGTCGTGGACGTATTATTGGTGACTACCGCCGTGTAGCACTTTATGGTATTGACTTCTTAATGGCTGATAAGAGAAAACAATTTGACTCATTACAACCAGACCTAGAAAAAGGTACTGATCTAAGAGAAACTATACAGTTACGTGAAGAAATCACTGATCAATACAAAGCATTAGGCGACATGAAAGTCATGGCAGCAAAATATGGGTTTGATATTTCTGGCCCTGCTACCAATGCGCAAGAAGCTATTCAATGGACTTACTTTGGTTATTTAGCCGCTGTTAAATCTCAAAATGGTGCGGCTATGTCTTTAGGTAGAACTTCTACTTTCTTAGACATTTATATTCAACGTGATCTAAACAATAAAGTTATTACAGAAGAACAAGCACAAGAATTCATTGACCACTTTGTCATGAAACTTCGTATGGTTCGTTTCTTACGTACTCCTGAATACGATGAATTATTCTCTGGTGACCCTATTTGGGCAACTGAGTCAATTGGTGGTATGGGATTAGATGGACGTACTTTAGTGACTAAGAACTCCTTCCGTTTCTTAAATACTTTATACACCATGGGGCCATCTCCTGAGCCAAATATCACTGTCTTATGGTCTGAAAAACTTCCTCAAGGCTTCAAAGAATTTGCTAGTAAAGTATCTATCGATACCTCATCATTACAATATGAAAATGACGACTTAATGCGTCCTGACTTTGATAATGACGACTATGCAATTGCTTGTTGTGTTAGCCCAATGGTTGTGGGTAAACAAATGCAATTCTTTGGTGCACGTTCTAACCTTGCTAAAGCACTCCTTTATACAATCAATGGCGGCGTAGACGAAAAATCAAAAGCACAAGTTGCGCCTAAAAAATCGCCTATGCTAGATGACGTCCTTGATTATGATAAAGTCATGACAGGGTTAGATTCGTTGATGGATTGGTTAGCATTACAATATGTGACTGCATTAAACTGCATCCACTACATGCACGACAAATATAGCTATGAAGCCGCATTAATGGCACTACATGATCGTGATGTTTATCGTACTATGGCCTGTGGTATTGCTGGGTTATCTGTTGCTGCAGACTCCTTATCTGCCATCAAATATGCCAAAGTTAAACCCGTTCGTGATGAAAATGGCATTGCTATTGACTTCGATATTGAAGGTGAATACCCTCAATTCGGTAATAACGATGCACGTGTCGATGACATCGCCTGTGATCTTGTTGAACGCTTTATGTCTAAGATCCGTAAGTTAAAAACTTATCGTAACTCAGTTCCTACACAGTCTGTGTTAACCATCACATCTAATGTGGTTTATGGTAAGAAAACAGGTACTACACCTGACGGTCGTCAAGCAGGTGCTCCATTTGGTCCTGGTGCTAACCCAATGCATGGCCGTGATAAAAAAGGTGCTATTGCATCACTTACCTCAGTTGCTAAACTTCCTTTTGCTTATGCTAAAGATGGTATTTCTTACACCTTCTCTATCATTCCTAAAGCACTTGGAAAAGACGATGGTATCCGTAAAACAAACCTTGCTGGCATGATGGATGGATACTTCCACCATGAAGGAAAAATAGAGGGTGGGCAACATCTTAATGTCAACGTATTAAACCGCGAAACATTATTAGATGCTCAACAACATCCTGAAAAATATCCTAGCTTAACTATCAGGGTATCAGGCTATGCTGTTCGCTTTAACTCTCTAACAAGAGACCAACAAAATGATGTTATTAGTCGTACATTTACTGAATGTATGTAA